A single genomic interval of Streptomyces sp. BA2 harbors:
- the mtnA gene encoding S-methyl-5-thioribose-1-phosphate isomerase, whose product MADQYAQSGEDTRPTETPTNSANADKAAPRASQAIPVIRWAEPPEGPVLVLLDQTRLPGEETELVCTDAPALVQAIRTLAVRGAPLLGIAGAYGVALAAVRGFDVAEAAGALAGARPTAVNLEHGVRRALTAYRSALAGGADQELAGAAALEAARALHREDAEASARMAVHGLALLDEMLPGGGHRILTHCNTGALVSGGEGTAFAVALAAHRKGHLRRLWVDETRPLLQGSRLTAYEAARAGMAYTLLTDNAAGSLFAAGEVDAVLIGADRIAADGSVANKVGSYPLAVLARYHHVPFIVVAPVTTVDPDTPDGASIEVEQRASHEVTEVTAPYVPMAGLETGGGIAVAPLGTQAYNPAFDVTPPELVTAIVTEEGVVSPVTAGGLGELCARSRQVTIS is encoded by the coding sequence ATGGCTGATCAGTACGCGCAATCAGGCGAGGACACACGGCCGACCGAGACCCCGACGAACTCAGCGAACGCAGACAAGGCGGCGCCCCGGGCGAGCCAGGCGATCCCCGTGATCCGCTGGGCCGAGCCGCCCGAGGGCCCCGTACTGGTCCTCCTCGACCAGACCAGGCTGCCCGGCGAGGAGACCGAGCTGGTGTGCACGGACGCGCCTGCCCTGGTGCAGGCGATCCGCACGCTGGCGGTGCGCGGGGCGCCGCTGCTCGGCATCGCGGGTGCCTACGGCGTCGCGCTGGCCGCCGTACGCGGCTTCGACGTGGCCGAGGCGGCGGGCGCGCTCGCGGGGGCCCGGCCCACCGCGGTGAACCTCGAGCACGGCGTACGCAGGGCCCTGACGGCATACCGCTCGGCGCTCGCGGGCGGAGCCGATCAGGAGCTTGCGGGCGCCGCGGCCCTCGAGGCCGCGCGGGCGCTGCACCGCGAGGACGCCGAGGCCAGCGCGAGGATGGCGGTGCACGGTCTGGCGCTGCTCGACGAGATGCTGCCCGGTGGCGGTCACCGGATCCTCACCCACTGCAATACGGGGGCGCTGGTCTCCGGCGGTGAGGGCACGGCGTTCGCGGTGGCCCTTGCCGCGCACCGGAAGGGGCACCTGCGCAGGCTGTGGGTGGACGAGACGCGCCCCTTGCTGCAGGGTTCGAGGCTGACCGCGTATGAGGCGGCGCGGGCCGGAATGGCGTACACCTTGCTTACGGACAACGCGGCGGGGTCGCTGTTCGCGGCGGGCGAGGTGGATGCCGTACTGATCGGCGCCGACCGCATCGCGGCGGACGGTTCGGTGGCCAACAAGGTGGGGAGCTATCCGCTCGCCGTGCTTGCCCGCTACCACCACGTTCCGTTCATCGTGGTGGCGCCGGTCACGACCGTGGACCCGGATACCCCGGACGGCGCTTCCATCGAGGTGGAGCAGCGGGCGAGTCATGAAGTGACGGAGGTCACGGCACCCTATGTGCCGATGGCCGGGCTGGAAACGGGAGGCGGGATCGCGGTGGCACCTCTGGGGACCCAGGCGTACAACCCCGCGTTCGATGTGACACCACCGGAGTTGGTGACGGCGATCGTCACCGAGGAAGGCGTCGTGTCGCCCGTGACAGCTGGGGGCCTTGGCGAGCTGTGTGCCAGGTCACGCCAGGTAACGATTAGCTAA
- a CDS encoding proline-rich domain-containing protein, with the protein MNDTPGWASPGSAPSDPSDDGQDSGKHQPAEPADQPDGPASKWSKEQPPPAQWSAPSPPAAGQTPPPPPPPPGGGWGGGRPGGPGPGGPGGYPGWGAWQGPPPAAKPGVIPLRPLGVGEILDGAVSTMRTYWRTVLGISLAVAVFTEIVVILLQGLVLNDSASTEALDDPSATVGELTRALGDTLLSSGVILLITLLGTIIATALLTMVTSRAVLGKPVTTAEAWQDAKPQLPRLIGLTLLLPLIGMAVVAAGSLPGVLIAVAGSSDAGISLAVLGGFAALIVAIWLLVRFSLASPALMLEKQGVKKSMTRSVKLVRGSWWRVFGIQLLAAIIANVVASIIVIPFALIAGAVSGDGVTGFLDSGTGDLGWTFLIVSGVGSVIGSMLTFPITAGVTVLLYVDQRIRREALDLELARAAGLQGDTGSNAPGTPGS; encoded by the coding sequence ATGAACGACACTCCGGGCTGGGCTTCGCCCGGATCTGCCCCCTCCGACCCCTCCGACGACGGACAGGACTCCGGCAAGCACCAACCGGCCGAGCCCGCGGACCAGCCCGACGGTCCGGCCTCGAAGTGGTCCAAGGAGCAGCCGCCGCCCGCCCAGTGGTCCGCCCCCAGCCCGCCGGCCGCCGGCCAGACCCCGCCTCCTCCACCGCCGCCGCCCGGCGGCGGCTGGGGCGGCGGACGCCCCGGCGGCCCCGGCCCCGGCGGTCCGGGCGGCTACCCCGGCTGGGGCGCCTGGCAGGGCCCGCCGCCCGCCGCCAAGCCCGGCGTGATCCCCCTGCGGCCCCTCGGCGTCGGCGAGATCCTGGACGGCGCGGTCTCCACGATGCGTACGTACTGGCGCACGGTGCTCGGCATCTCCCTCGCCGTGGCCGTGTTCACGGAGATCGTCGTCATCCTGCTGCAGGGGCTCGTCCTCAACGACAGCGCCTCCACGGAGGCCCTGGACGACCCGAGCGCGACCGTCGGCGAACTGACCCGCGCCCTGGGCGACACCCTGCTGAGCTCCGGCGTGATCCTGCTGATCACCCTGCTCGGCACGATCATCGCCACCGCCCTGCTCACGATGGTCACCAGCCGCGCGGTGCTCGGTAAGCCGGTCACCACGGCCGAGGCCTGGCAGGACGCCAAGCCGCAGCTGCCGAGGCTGATCGGCCTGACACTGCTGCTCCCGCTCATCGGCATGGCGGTCGTCGCCGCGGGTTCCCTGCCCGGCGTACTGATCGCGGTGGCGGGGTCGTCCGACGCGGGCATCAGCCTCGCCGTCCTCGGCGGATTCGCCGCCCTGATCGTCGCGATCTGGCTCCTCGTCCGCTTCTCGCTCGCCTCACCCGCCTTGATGCTGGAGAAGCAGGGCGTGAAGAAGTCGATGACCCGCTCGGTGAAGCTTGTCCGCGGCTCCTGGTGGCGCGTCTTCGGCATCCAGCTGCTCGCCGCGATCATCGCCAACGTAGTGGCGTCGATCATCGTCATCCCCTTCGCCCTCATCGCGGGCGCAGTGAGCGGCGACGGCGTCACCGGCTTCCTCGACAGCGGCACCGGCGATCTCGGCTGGACCTTCCTGATCGTCAGCGGCGTCGGCTCGGTCATCGGCTCGATGCTCACGTTCCCGATCACCGCGGGCGTCACGGTCCTCCTCTACGTCGACCAGCGCATCCGCCGAGAGGCCCTCGACCTCGAACTGGCGCGCGCGGCTGGCCTCCAGGGCGACACCGGCTCCAACGCCCCCGGCACCCCCGGGAGCTGA
- a CDS encoding DUF4129 domain-containing protein: protein MTGAVLHGLTAVVLRTGDDDPPVTIPRAPAREAAERELSDPAYQENAPSLLQRALNRFWEWVDDLFTAASGATPGGGLGLFVIIIAVLALIAALWWRLGTPHRAPSSSPALFDDRPRTAAEHRAAAEAHAAQGHWNQAVQERMRAMVRSLEERALLDPRPGRTADEAAAEASQTLPTHATELQAAAQSFDAVTYGARTATEPTYNRLTTLDKALTQTRPTLTNTPQGPPN, encoded by the coding sequence GTGACGGGGGCAGTGCTGCACGGACTGACGGCGGTCGTCCTCCGCACGGGCGACGACGACCCGCCGGTGACGATCCCGCGCGCCCCCGCGCGGGAGGCGGCCGAACGCGAACTGTCCGACCCCGCCTACCAGGAGAACGCCCCCAGCCTCCTGCAACGCGCCCTGAACCGCTTCTGGGAGTGGGTCGACGACCTGTTCACCGCCGCCTCGGGGGCAACCCCGGGCGGCGGCCTCGGCCTCTTCGTCATCATCATCGCCGTACTGGCCCTCATAGCGGCCCTGTGGTGGCGCCTCGGCACCCCACACCGCGCCCCTTCCTCGTCCCCCGCCCTCTTCGACGACCGCCCGCGCACCGCGGCGGAACACCGCGCCGCCGCCGAGGCACACGCCGCCCAGGGCCACTGGAACCAAGCGGTCCAGGAGCGCATGCGGGCCATGGTCCGCTCCCTTGAGGAACGCGCCCTCCTGGACCCCCGCCCCGGCCGCACAGCGGACGAAGCAGCAGCGGAGGCCTCACAAACCCTCCCGACCCACGCCACGGAACTCCAAGCGGCAGCCCAGTCGTTCGACGCCGTCACCTACGGCGCGCGCACAGCCACAGAGCCGACGTACAACCGCCTGACCACCCTGGACAAGGCCCTCACCCAAACGCGCCCCACCCTGACCAACACCCCCCAGGGACCCCCCAATTGA
- a CDS encoding DUF4350 domain-containing protein has translation MGATATTAPGATPTPATPTAPTPTAATAPEPAPGTAAPTSSTPTPRQLWTKTRGILLALVVLLAAAIAIAAVRSGAQHGRLDPRSADPYGSRAVAELLADRGVSTRVVTTSEEARAAAGEDTTLLVASPDRLTERQQSRLRAATEDSRGRTVLLAPGTPSVSTLAPGVTVDATPSLDSTLSPRCSLPAAERAGSADVGGRRYDTLAPDAEACYLSDGLPSLLQLPAAEGPGDTVVLGAPDILFNDRLDEQGNASLALQLLGSRPHLVWYLPSLDDASTGDTADRDFFDLIPDGWLWGTLQLTIAAALAALWRARRLGPLVPERLPVAIRASETVEGRARLYRKANARDRAATALRSATRTRIAPLLGVSPAQAHTPETLLPALSTRLRTPGQDLHPLLFGPPPANDAALITLADQLDALEREVRTS, from the coding sequence ATCGGAGCCACCGCAACCACGGCACCCGGCGCCACACCGACGCCCGCCACGCCCACCGCGCCGACACCCACTGCCGCAACAGCGCCCGAGCCCGCCCCCGGGACCGCCGCACCCACCTCCTCCACCCCCACCCCCCGCCAACTCTGGACCAAAACCCGCGGCATCCTCCTCGCCCTGGTCGTCCTCCTGGCAGCCGCCATCGCCATCGCGGCCGTCCGCTCCGGCGCCCAGCACGGGCGCCTCGACCCGCGCTCCGCCGACCCGTACGGCAGCCGCGCCGTCGCCGAACTCCTCGCCGACCGCGGCGTATCCACCCGTGTGGTCACCACCTCCGAAGAGGCCAGAGCCGCGGCAGGCGAGGACACCACGCTCCTGGTGGCCTCCCCCGACCGGCTCACCGAGCGCCAGCAGTCGCGCCTCCGCGCGGCCACCGAGGACTCCCGAGGCCGCACGGTGCTCCTCGCCCCCGGCACCCCCTCGGTCAGCACTCTCGCGCCGGGGGTCACCGTGGACGCCACCCCCAGCCTCGACTCGACACTCTCCCCCCGCTGCTCCCTGCCCGCCGCCGAGCGCGCAGGCTCCGCCGACGTGGGCGGCCGCCGCTACGACACCCTCGCCCCGGACGCCGAAGCCTGCTACCTCAGCGACGGCCTCCCCAGCCTGCTCCAGCTCCCGGCCGCCGAGGGGCCCGGCGACACCGTCGTACTCGGCGCCCCCGACATCCTCTTCAACGACCGCCTCGACGAGCAGGGCAACGCCTCACTGGCCCTGCAACTCCTCGGCTCCCGCCCCCACTTGGTCTGGTACCTCCCCTCACTCGACGACGCGTCGACCGGCGACACCGCCGACCGCGACTTCTTCGACCTCATCCCCGACGGCTGGCTCTGGGGCACCCTGCAACTCACCATCGCCGCCGCACTCGCCGCCCTCTGGCGCGCCCGTCGCCTCGGCCCGCTGGTCCCCGAACGCCTCCCCGTCGCCATCCGCGCCTCCGAAACCGTCGAAGGCCGAGCCCGCCTCTACCGCAAGGCGAACGCCCGCGACCGCGCAGCCACCGCCCTCCGCTCGGCCACCCGCACCCGCATCGCCCCCCTCCTCGGTGTCTCCCCCGCCCAGGCGCACACGCCCGAGACCCTGCTGCCCGCCCTGTCCACCAGGCTCCGCACCCCCGGCCAGGACCTGCACCCCCTCCTCTTCGGCCCACCCCCCGCCAACGACGCAGCCCTCATCACCCTCGCCGACCAACTCGACGCCCTCGAAAGAGAGGTACGTACTTCATGA
- a CDS encoding AAA family ATPase — translation MDPTTDNAGSSGSARSSLESLRTEISKAVVGQDPAVTGLVVALLCRGHVLLEGVPGVAKTLLVRALAASLELDTKRVQFTPDLMPSDVTGSLIYDARTTEFSFQPGPVFTNLLLADEINRTPPKTQSSLLEAMEERQVTVDGTPRPLPEPFLVAATQNPIEYEGTYPLPEAQLDRFLLKLTVPLPSRQDEINVLTRHAEGFNPRDLAAAGIRPVAGPADLEAARAAVAKTTVSPEITAYVVDICRATRESPSLTLGASPRGATALLSTARAWAWLTGRDYVIPDDVKALALPTLRHRVQLRPEAEMEGVTADSVINAILAHVPVPR, via the coding sequence ATGGACCCGACCACTGACAACGCCGGGAGCTCCGGCAGCGCCCGCTCCTCCCTGGAGTCCCTGCGCACCGAGATCTCCAAGGCCGTGGTCGGCCAGGACCCCGCGGTGACGGGCCTCGTAGTGGCCCTTCTCTGCCGCGGCCACGTCCTCCTCGAAGGCGTCCCCGGAGTGGCGAAGACCCTGCTCGTCCGCGCCCTCGCCGCATCCCTCGAACTCGACACCAAGCGCGTCCAGTTCACCCCGGACCTGATGCCGAGCGACGTCACCGGCTCCCTCATCTACGACGCCCGCACCACCGAGTTCTCCTTCCAGCCGGGCCCGGTCTTCACCAACCTCCTCCTGGCCGACGAGATCAACCGCACCCCTCCCAAGACCCAGTCCTCCCTCCTCGAAGCGATGGAGGAACGCCAGGTCACGGTCGACGGCACCCCGCGCCCGCTCCCCGAGCCCTTCCTCGTCGCGGCCACCCAGAACCCGATCGAGTACGAAGGCACGTACCCCCTCCCCGAAGCCCAGCTGGACCGTTTCCTCCTCAAGCTCACCGTCCCCCTCCCCTCCCGCCAGGACGAGATCAACGTCCTCACCCGCCACGCGGAAGGCTTCAACCCCCGCGACCTCGCCGCCGCCGGCATCCGCCCCGTGGCAGGCCCGGCCGACCTGGAAGCGGCCCGCGCGGCGGTCGCCAAGACGACCGTCTCCCCCGAGATCACCGCCTACGTGGTGGACATCTGCCGCGCCACCCGCGAATCCCCGTCCCTCACCCTGGGCGCCTCCCCCCGAGGCGCGACCGCGCTCCTGTCGACGGCCCGCGCCTGGGCCTGGCTGACGGGCCGCGACTACGTCATCCCCGACGACGTGAAGGCCCTCGCCCTCCCCACCCTCCGCCACCGCGTCCAACTCCGCCCGGAGGCCGAGATGGAGGGCGTGACAGCCGACTCCGTGATCAACGCGATCCTCGCCCACGTCCCGGTCCCCCGCTGA